In a genomic window of Cydia fagiglandana chromosome 8, ilCydFagi1.1, whole genome shotgun sequence:
- the LOC134666772 gene encoding juvenile hormone esterase-like gives MFLGIPYAKVDPDNVFGPPIPHKFEGIYEAVDDTSKCPQNEEFKNTITGTLDCLHVNIYVPNSATTDNPKPVMIHIFGGKFELGNAGRYLYGPRYLVRHDIILITFNYRLGPYGFFCLNTSRVPGNQGLKDQVQALRWIKENIRYFGGEDSKITVSGHSSGSVTLDYHQYFLQEQLYNRVILQSGVALSHGLNEDSDPDRDAPIKLAKQLNYSTHDIDDALSFLNKLEPHELIAATRDSGVIFSPCVEKQFENVNNYITKYPADLNTVSRRDVDVLIGITDDESYPLVNMDIENGKIECEDFVSLILETHFDFKNESKLSNEMNKIVRLFYYGDDVQCAENKRPEMNVHADFSFYSPILRTVRKYLESGVDNTYFYMFSFAGERNYAKDVLNVPLTMDGAFHGDELGYLFDISYMKERLRDEDMLIVDRMTELWTNFVKYGNPTPKPSKLIPLQWPRVSQDKLPYLEINTELRLGSRPMHERMSFLDLLYKHIGHYQRWMSKD, from the exons ATGTTTCTGGGTATCCCGTATGCGAAAGTTGATCCGGACAATGTTTTTGGT CCTCCTATTCCACACAAATTTGAAGGGATATATGAAGCAGTCGACGATACTTCAAAGTGTCCTCAAAATGAAGAATTTAAAAACACAATTACTGGGACACTGGACTGTCTTCACGTCAACATTTACGTACCGAACAGCGCTACTACCGATAATCCCAAGCCTGTTATGATCCACATATTTGGGGGAAAATTCGAATTAGGAAATGCAGGCAGATACTTATATGGACCACGCTACTTAGTTAGGCATGACATTATTCTCATTACGTTCAACTATCGCCTTGGCCCATACGGATTTTTTTGTCTAAATACTTCTCGAGTACCAGGAAATCAGGGTTTGAAAGATCAAGTACAAGCACTTCGGTGGATTAAAGAAAATATACGATATTTTGGCGGAGAAGACTCCAAAATCACTGTATCAGGACACAGTTCTGGTTCAGTGACGTTGGATTATCATCAGTACTTTCTACAGGAACAGCTTTATAATAGAGTGATTTTGCAAAGTGGCGTTGCATTATCTCATGGTCTTAATGAAGATTCTGATCCTGATCGAGATGCTCCTATAAAATTAGCAAAACAATTGAATTATTCAACACATGATATTGATGACGCTTTATCGTTTCTAAACAAATTGGAGCCACATGAACTTATTGCTGCAACAAGGGATTCTGGTGTTATTTTTAGTCCGTGTGTTGAAAAGCAATTCGAGAATGTTAATAACTATATAACAAAATACCCTGCTGATTTGAACACAGTTTCTCGTAGAGATGTCGATGTCTTGATTGGTATTACTGACGACGAAAGCTATCCGTTAGTAAATATGGACATAGAAAATGGTAAGATTGAATGCGAAGACTTCGTGTCTTTGATTTTAGAAACtcattttgattttaaaaatgaAAGTAAACTTTCAAACGAAATGAATAAGATTGTCCGGTTATTTTATTATGGTGATGATGTTCAGTGTGCAGAAAACAAGAGACCGGAAATGAATGTCCATGCTGATTTTTCATTTTACAGTCCGATACTAAGAACTGTTAGAAAATATTTGGAGAGTGGCGTGGACAATACCTACTTCTATATGTTTTCATTTGCTGGTGAAAGGAATTATGCCAAGGATGTCCTGAATGTACCATTAACGATGGATGGTGCTTTTCACGGAGATGAGCTGGGATATTTATTTGACATATCTTACATGAAAGAGCGTTTGCGTGATGAAGATATGCTAATTGTAGACAGAATGACCGAACTTTGGactaattttgtaaaatatgg AAATCCAACACCGAAACCTTCTAAGTTGATTCCTCTTCAATGGCCACGCGTATCCCAGGACAAACTGCCATATTTGGAGATAAACACTGAACTACGCCTAGGTTCAAGACCGATGCACGAGCGGATGAGCTTTCTGGACCTTCTGTACAAGCACATTGGACATTACCAAAGGTGGATGAGCAAGGACTGA